The following are encoded together in the Streptomyces sp. NBC_00341 genome:
- a CDS encoding AAA family ATPase → MQGAAASRGSVRKSEQAWNQAMLLMRQGDTTGASAQFALATSHDPAATDAWLGLHATGQGQQEALDAMLRNSGAFGALRTKFGLPLRSTFQIGHYVTFRLENARDLWLAAMSSLLDNSRLDEAWAGLSTAQLDCDETRFVCTRYAFLKNDWALVLRFATGIGDAFLFDEAQLYVGMSLFAQGVHHEALNVLKPLPRKLEKGSRFDAEAHYFMGRSLEELGRTEDALKRYQYAFRCSPGLFDVDVRARARATPAPAASEGVSDAAPERRSGEPAASVSAAAGSPSPQAGPGGDASGGSGDGPSAEERAALLAEAQQALDGMIGLEPVKRQVRTLMAQLRMAALREEQGLPGGAKPRHFVFAGPPGTGKTTVARIIGKVFAGLGLLRSGHVIEAQRVDLVGQHLGSTAIKTSGVIDSALNGVLFIDEAYALSNSGYSGGDAFGDEALQVLLKRAEDDRDRLVVVLAGYRDEMAGLLAANPGLVSRFTTRVDFPSYSARELVLIARSVLAAQGDEPDEEAVGVLGSLCTTVVDEGMADTVGNARFARELCQKTAAQRDLRLFSKHSDTTPTREEIVTVLAEDVLAAHHELMESHSGQG, encoded by the coding sequence GTGCAGGGTGCAGCCGCGAGCCGGGGGTCGGTCAGGAAGTCCGAGCAGGCGTGGAACCAGGCGATGCTGCTGATGCGTCAGGGGGACACCACCGGCGCGTCCGCGCAGTTCGCGCTCGCCACGTCGCATGATCCCGCCGCCACCGACGCGTGGCTCGGCCTCCACGCGACCGGCCAGGGCCAGCAGGAGGCGCTGGACGCCATGCTCCGGAACTCCGGGGCCTTCGGCGCGCTGCGCACCAAGTTCGGGCTGCCGCTGCGGTCCACGTTCCAGATCGGCCACTACGTCACCTTCCGGCTGGAGAACGCGCGGGATCTGTGGCTGGCGGCGATGTCCTCACTGCTGGACAACAGCCGGCTCGACGAGGCCTGGGCGGGGCTGTCCACCGCGCAACTGGACTGCGACGAGACCCGGTTCGTCTGTACCCGGTACGCGTTCCTCAAGAACGACTGGGCCCTCGTGCTGCGGTTCGCCACCGGGATCGGTGACGCGTTCCTGTTCGACGAGGCGCAGTTGTACGTCGGTATGTCGCTCTTCGCCCAGGGCGTCCACCACGAGGCGCTGAACGTGCTCAAACCTCTTCCCAGGAAGCTGGAGAAGGGGAGCCGCTTCGATGCCGAGGCCCATTACTTCATGGGGCGGTCGCTGGAGGAGCTGGGGCGGACGGAGGACGCGCTGAAGCGGTACCAGTACGCCTTCCGGTGTTCGCCGGGCCTCTTCGACGTGGATGTCCGCGCCCGGGCCCGCGCGACGCCGGCCCCGGCCGCCTCCGAGGGTGTTTCGGATGCCGCTCCGGAGCGGCGCTCCGGTGAGCCGGCGGCGTCCGTGTCCGCCGCTGCCGGCTCACCGTCGCCGCAGGCCGGGCCCGGTGGTGACGCGAGCGGCGGCAGCGGGGACGGGCCGTCGGCCGAGGAGCGGGCCGCGCTGCTGGCCGAGGCCCAGCAGGCGCTCGACGGCATGATCGGGCTCGAACCCGTCAAGCGCCAAGTCCGCACCCTCATGGCTCAGTTGCGCATGGCCGCGCTGAGGGAGGAGCAGGGGCTCCCCGGGGGCGCCAAGCCGCGCCACTTCGTCTTCGCGGGGCCGCCCGGCACCGGCAAGACGACGGTGGCCCGCATCATCGGCAAGGTCTTCGCCGGGCTCGGCCTGCTGCGGTCCGGGCATGTGATCGAGGCCCAGCGCGTCGATCTCGTGGGGCAGCACCTCGGGTCCACGGCCATCAAGACCAGCGGGGTCATCGACTCCGCGCTGAACGGCGTGCTGTTCATCGACGAGGCGTACGCCCTGTCCAACAGCGGGTACAGCGGCGGCGACGCGTTCGGGGACGAGGCCTTGCAGGTGCTCCTGAAACGGGCCGAGGACGACCGGGACCGGCTCGTCGTCGTACTCGCCGGATACCGCGACGAGATGGCCGGTCTGCTGGCGGCCAACCCCGGCCTGGTGTCCCGCTTCACCACACGCGTGGACTTCCCGTCGTACTCCGCGCGGGAACTCGTCCTCATCGCCCGGTCCGTCCTGGCCGCCCAGGGCGACGAGCCCGACGAGGAGGCGGTCGGGGTCCTCGGTTCGCTGTGTACGACTGTCGTGGACGAGGGCATGGCCGACACCGTGGGCAATGCCAGGTTCGCCCGTGAGCTGTGCCAGAAGACCGCCGCCCAGCGGGATCTGCGGTTGTTCTCCAAGCACTCCGACACCACGCCGACGCGCGAGGAGATCGTAACGGTGCTCGCGGAGGACGTGCTGGCCGCGCACCACGAGCTCATGGAGTCGCACAGCGGTCAGGGCTGA